One genomic region from Lepidochelys kempii isolate rLepKem1 chromosome 19, rLepKem1.hap2, whole genome shotgun sequence encodes:
- the SH3BGRL3 gene encoding SH3 domain-binding glutamic acid-rich-like protein 3, whose product MSGLRVYSTSVTGSREIKSQQSEVTRILDGKNIKYELVDISQDNALREEMRTRSGNPKAIPPQIFNGDHYCGDYELFVEAVEQNTLQEFLKLA is encoded by the exons ATGTCCGGCCTTCGAGTCTACAGCACCTCGGTGACCGGCTCCAGGGAG ATCAAGTCCCAGCAGAGTGAAGTGACCAGGATCCTGGATGGGAAAAATATCAAGTATGAACTGGTGGATATCTCCCAGGATAATGCCCTGCGGGAGGAAATGAGGACCAGGTCAGGCAATCCTAAAGCCATTCCACCCCAGATATTCAACGGAGACCATTACTGTGGG GACTACGAGTTGTTTGTGGAGGCCGTGGAACAGAACACCCTGCAGGAGTTCCTGAAGTTAGCCTGA